From a region of the Listeria monocytogenes ATCC 19117 genome:
- a CDS encoding DUF2975 domain-containing protein, which produces MKLKRLQKVSYFLHIALKILSISSVIMTIIVVLMKFFSSKNIMMNKLESDTVFYFQTEFFSGVENQQYNQIEEWILVVIAAFSSVLIALLLWTASMIFKDLAAEFMPFSDLTVNRLRRIAGILLVYSLAPQIMYSVLHTVLIPGYSITFGLNMSFFFAIIFYCLTEIFRYGASLQKESDETL; this is translated from the coding sequence ATGAAATTAAAACGATTACAAAAAGTAAGTTATTTTCTACATATTGCACTTAAAATTTTATCGATCAGTTCGGTAATAATGACTATAATAGTTGTTTTAATGAAGTTTTTTAGTAGTAAAAATATTATGATGAATAAATTAGAATCAGATACTGTATTTTATTTTCAAACAGAATTTTTTTCTGGTGTGGAAAATCAACAATATAATCAAATTGAGGAATGGATTTTAGTAGTTATAGCTGCTTTTTCTAGTGTTTTAATAGCATTGCTACTATGGACCGCAAGTATGATTTTTAAAGATTTAGCTGCTGAGTTTATGCCTTTTAGCGATCTTACTGTTAACAGATTGCGGAGAATTGCAGGGATATTGCTTGTCTATTCGCTAGCACCGCAAATTATGTATTCTGTTTTACATACAGTACTCATACCGGGTTATAGCATTACTTTTGGTTTGAATATGTCATTTTTCTTTGCAATTATTTTTTATTGTTTAACTGAAATATTTCGTTATGGAGCATCTTTGCAAAAAGAATCCGACGAAACTTTATGA
- the mdrL gene encoding multidrug efflux MFS transporter MdrL, with protein sequence MMTDKEMNTGKWITAAASLLAFMGIGVVDPLLPSIAESIGASHSQVEMLFTAYIFTMAIMMIPIGIVAGKLGDKKLIVIGLFIVTIFALLCGLSDTIGALSIFRAGWGFGNSMFMATAMTMLIALSETPGHAIGIYEASMGLGMAFGPLLGGILGNISWRYPFFATACLIFIAFLLILFKVKEPKKVAPAPTEKNEVAIKQMLHLFKYRPFLQIAFSGMFYYYCFFTILAYSPLILGLSAIQIGFVFFAWGLCLALGSAKISHALEFRFNSKQILKGSLLACAVILALLGFIDNTAVDIGLIVISGLILGINNALFTTTVMEHSPYARSVTSGAYNFVRWLGAAFAPLCSGLLSEALGMKMPFIVASVICLAGMGLLFIKLKPSHFTLQQSTSIESE encoded by the coding sequence ATGATGACAGACAAGGAAATGAATACGGGGAAATGGATAACAGCAGCAGCTAGTTTGCTTGCGTTTATGGGAATAGGGGTTGTTGATCCACTTTTACCTTCTATTGCAGAAAGTATTGGGGCATCTCACTCTCAAGTAGAAATGTTATTCACCGCTTATATTTTTACTATGGCGATTATGATGATTCCGATTGGTATTGTTGCAGGAAAGCTTGGAGATAAAAAGTTAATCGTTATCGGACTATTTATTGTTACTATTTTTGCATTATTATGTGGTTTATCTGATACAATTGGTGCTTTATCTATTTTTCGGGCTGGTTGGGGTTTTGGTAACTCTATGTTCATGGCTACTGCGATGACAATGCTTATTGCTTTATCAGAGACACCTGGACATGCAATTGGGATTTACGAAGCTTCTATGGGCCTTGGGATGGCATTTGGACCACTACTAGGAGGTATTCTAGGTAATATTTCTTGGCGCTATCCATTTTTTGCGACAGCTTGTCTAATTTTTATCGCATTTTTACTTATTTTATTTAAAGTAAAAGAACCGAAGAAAGTCGCGCCAGCACCTACAGAGAAAAATGAGGTTGCTATCAAGCAAATGCTCCATTTATTCAAATATCGACCATTCTTACAAATTGCTTTTAGTGGAATGTTTTATTATTATTGTTTCTTTACAATTTTAGCTTATTCGCCACTTATTCTTGGGTTATCAGCAATTCAAATTGGTTTTGTATTTTTTGCTTGGGGATTATGTTTGGCGTTGGGTTCGGCAAAAATTTCACATGCGTTGGAGTTTCGTTTTAATAGCAAACAAATATTAAAAGGATCTTTACTGGCATGTGCTGTTATCTTAGCATTACTTGGATTTATTGATAATACAGCTGTAGATATAGGTTTGATTGTTATTTCTGGCTTGATTTTAGGAATCAATAACGCACTATTTACAACCACTGTTATGGAACATTCACCGTATGCAAGAAGTGTGACTAGTGGAGCATATAATTTTGTGCGTTGGTTAGGCGCTGCGTTTGCGCCACTTTGTTCTGGGTTACTCAGCGAAGCGCTTGGTATGAAAATGCCATTTATCGTAGCGAGCGTCATTTGTTTGGCAGGCATGGGATTACTATTTATTAAACTAAAACCATCACATTTTACCTTACAACAATCTACTTCTATAGAAAGTGAATAA
- a CDS encoding thiolase family protein: MKEVVIIDAVRTPIGKFGGSLKDISAVDLGATALKGVLERANIAPERVDQVIFGNVLQAGLGQNVARQIAIKAGIPYKVPGVTINEVCGSGLKSVMLGRQAIQLGEADIVAVGGTENMSQAPLLLNPELAGEEIDPKKLRNSMLIDGLTDVYGEYHMGITAENVAEKFSVTREEQDEFAHNSQMKAANAQEKNLFEEEIIPVKLPDGSFFEADETIRANSTLEKLATLKSVFKEGGTVTAGNASGINDGASAIILMSKEKAVAENIPYIATIKVTSEVGVDPALMGYAPYYAVNEALNKGGYSIDDIDLFHLNEAFASQSVAVARDLKIPEEKLNIYGGAIALGHPIGASGARIIASLLNELKHENKHIGVASLCVGGGIGIAIILEKA; this comes from the coding sequence ATGAAAGAAGTAGTTATAATAGATGCAGTTAGAACACCAATTGGAAAATTTGGTGGTAGTTTGAAAGACATCAGTGCAGTAGACCTTGGCGCTACCGCTCTAAAAGGTGTTTTAGAAAGAGCCAATATTGCTCCAGAACGGGTGGATCAAGTGATTTTTGGTAATGTATTACAAGCTGGACTTGGCCAAAATGTAGCTAGACAAATCGCTATTAAAGCAGGAATTCCTTATAAAGTACCCGGAGTCACAATCAATGAAGTTTGTGGATCTGGCTTAAAATCGGTTATGCTTGGTAGGCAAGCAATTCAGCTAGGGGAGGCTGACATCGTAGCCGTTGGTGGGACCGAAAATATGTCCCAAGCACCACTTTTACTTAATCCCGAGCTAGCTGGCGAAGAAATCGATCCAAAAAAACTAAGAAATAGCATGTTAATTGATGGTTTAACAGATGTTTACGGCGAGTATCACATGGGAATTACTGCAGAAAATGTTGCAGAGAAATTCTCCGTAACCAGAGAAGAACAAGATGAATTTGCCCATAACTCACAAATGAAGGCCGCGAATGCACAAGAAAAAAACCTTTTTGAAGAGGAAATTATTCCTGTAAAGCTTCCAGACGGTTCATTTTTTGAAGCCGATGAAACGATTCGCGCGAATTCAACTCTAGAAAAATTAGCTACTTTGAAAAGCGTATTCAAAGAAGGTGGAACGGTTACAGCCGGCAATGCTTCCGGTATCAATGATGGAGCTTCCGCAATTATTTTAATGTCGAAAGAAAAGGCAGTCGCGGAAAACATTCCTTATATCGCAACAATCAAAGTAACCTCTGAAGTTGGTGTCGATCCAGCACTTATGGGTTACGCGCCATACTATGCAGTAAATGAAGCTTTAAACAAAGGTGGATATTCTATCGATGACATTGATTTATTCCATTTAAACGAAGCTTTTGCATCGCAGTCAGTTGCAGTGGCTCGTGATTTAAAAATTCCAGAAGAGAAACTTAATATTTACGGTGGAGCAATTGCACTAGGCCATCCAATTGGAGCTTCTGGTGCACGCATTATTGCCTCATTGTTAAATGAGTTAAAACATGAAAATAAGCACATCGGTGTCGCTTCCTTGTGTGTTGGTGGTGGTATTGGTATTGCAATTATCCTTGAAAAAGCTTGA
- the pflB gene encoding formate C-acetyltransferase, with amino-acid sequence MTEQWYEFAGGNWQQEVDVRDFILKNYRLYDGDDTFLVGPTEATTKLWDQVMDLTKKERENGGVLDMDTKIVSTITSHDPGYLNKDLEKVVGVQTDVPFKRALQPFGGIRMAEVAAESYGFKVDEEISHIFSEYRKTHNQGVFDAYTAEMRAARKSGVITGLPDAYGRGRIIGDYRRVALYGVDFLIKQKKQDLNNTGLRTMSDDVIRQREELNEQIRALGELKVLGEKHGFDLGRPAKTAQEAFQWLYLGYLAAIKEQNGAAMSLGRTSTFLDIYVERDLRNGLITEEEAQEIVDHFIMKLRLVKFARTPDYNELFSGDPTWVTESIGGITEEGVPLVTKNSFRFLHTLDNLGPAPEPNLTVLWSTHLPSGFKKFCAKMSIKTSAIQYENDDVMRPKWGDDYAIACCVSAMRVGKQMQFFGARANLAKTLLYAINGGIDEKSKAQVGPAYRPVEGDVLDYKEVMEKYDAMMEWIAELYLNTLNVIHYMHDKYAYERIEMALHDTEVLRTMATGIAGLSVAADSLSAIKYATVRPIRDEDGIVVDYEIEGDYPKYGNNDDRVDEIAVELLKTFMTKVRKHKTYRDAVHTTSVLTITSNVVYGKKTGNTPDGRRAGEPFAPGANPMHGRDTKGALASLSSVAKLPYEYGQDGISNTFSIVPKALGREDESQINNLVAMLDGYSTKMGHHLNINVFNRDTLLDAMDHPEEYPQLTIRVSGYAVNFIKLTREQQLDVIHRTMHESM; translated from the coding sequence ATGACTGAACAATGGTATGAATTCGCAGGTGGTAACTGGCAACAAGAAGTAGATGTACGTGACTTTATCTTAAAAAACTATCGCTTATATGACGGTGACGACACATTCTTAGTTGGCCCAACCGAAGCAACTACAAAACTTTGGGATCAAGTAATGGACTTAACTAAAAAAGAACGTGAAAACGGTGGCGTACTGGATATGGATACCAAAATCGTTTCAACCATCACTTCACATGACCCAGGTTACTTAAACAAAGACTTAGAAAAAGTTGTCGGTGTTCAAACTGACGTACCTTTCAAACGCGCTTTGCAACCATTCGGTGGAATCCGTATGGCAGAAGTTGCAGCTGAATCTTATGGCTTTAAAGTAGACGAAGAAATTAGTCATATTTTTTCTGAATACCGTAAAACGCATAACCAAGGTGTATTTGATGCTTATACTGCTGAAATGCGCGCAGCTCGTAAATCAGGCGTAATTACTGGTCTTCCAGATGCTTATGGCCGTGGCCGTATTATCGGTGACTACCGTCGTGTAGCACTTTACGGAGTAGACTTCTTAATTAAACAAAAGAAACAAGATTTAAACAATACAGGTTTACGTACAATGAGCGATGACGTTATCCGTCAACGTGAAGAACTTAACGAACAAATTCGTGCTCTTGGCGAATTAAAAGTACTAGGCGAAAAACATGGTTTCGATCTTGGTCGCCCAGCTAAAACTGCACAAGAAGCTTTCCAATGGTTATACCTTGGTTACTTAGCAGCAATTAAAGAACAAAATGGTGCTGCAATGAGCTTAGGACGTACATCTACATTCCTTGATATTTATGTAGAACGTGATCTTCGTAACGGCTTAATTACTGAAGAAGAAGCGCAAGAAATCGTTGACCACTTCATCATGAAATTACGCCTTGTAAAATTTGCTCGTACACCAGATTACAATGAATTATTCTCTGGAGATCCAACATGGGTTACTGAATCCATCGGTGGTATTACAGAAGAAGGCGTTCCACTTGTAACGAAAAACTCATTCCGTTTCTTACACACTTTAGATAACTTAGGACCTGCTCCAGAACCAAACTTAACTGTACTTTGGTCCACTCATTTACCATCAGGATTCAAGAAATTCTGTGCTAAAATGTCTATCAAAACATCTGCTATTCAATACGAAAATGACGATGTTATGCGCCCTAAATGGGGAGATGACTATGCAATCGCATGTTGTGTATCTGCAATGCGCGTTGGTAAACAAATGCAATTCTTTGGTGCTCGTGCCAACCTTGCTAAAACACTTCTTTACGCAATCAATGGTGGTATCGATGAAAAATCTAAAGCACAAGTTGGACCTGCTTATCGTCCAGTTGAAGGCGACGTATTAGACTACAAAGAAGTAATGGAAAAATATGATGCAATGATGGAATGGATTGCAGAACTTTACCTTAATACATTAAATGTTATTCACTATATGCATGATAAATACGCTTACGAACGTATCGAAATGGCTTTACATGATACAGAAGTATTACGTACTATGGCAACTGGTATCGCTGGACTTTCTGTTGCAGCTGACTCCTTATCTGCTATTAAATATGCTACTGTTCGTCCAATTCGTGACGAAGATGGCATCGTGGTTGATTATGAAATCGAAGGCGACTATCCTAAATACGGAAATAATGATGACCGTGTAGACGAAATTGCTGTAGAACTTCTAAAAACATTCATGACTAAAGTTAGAAAACATAAAACTTACCGTGATGCAGTTCACACAACTTCTGTTCTTACAATCACTTCTAACGTGGTTTATGGTAAGAAAACTGGTAACACTCCAGACGGACGTCGTGCAGGAGAACCATTTGCACCAGGTGCGAACCCAATGCATGGCCGTGATACAAAAGGTGCTTTAGCTTCTTTATCTTCTGTTGCTAAACTTCCTTACGAATATGGTCAAGATGGTATTTCTAACACATTCTCTATCGTACCAAAAGCTTTAGGTCGCGAAGACGAATCTCAAATCAATAACTTAGTTGCAATGCTAGATGGTTATTCTACAAAAATGGGACATCACTTAAACATCAACGTATTCAATCGTGATACATTACTAGATGCGATGGATCATCCAGAAGAGTATCCGCAATTAACTATCCGTGTATCTGGATATGCAGTTAACTTCATCAAATTAACACGTGAACAACAATTAGATGTTATTCACCGTACAATGCACGAATCCATGTAA
- the pflA gene encoding pyruvate formate-lyase-activating protein has product MTEVLGRVHSVETMGTVDGPGIRFIVFMQGCLLRCQFCHNPDTWKIGTGTERSAQDVFDEAIKYKEFWDASGGGVTVSGGEPLLQVDFLIEFFTLCKAAGVHTTIDSCGGCFTRDPEFIEKLDRLMEVTDLILLDIKQINPEKHLKLTTKSNAPIIDFAHYLRDKEQPIWIRHVLIPTKTDDPEDLTKLHEFIQTLPNVKQVDVLPYHTMGVYKWKEMGIRYPLEGIEAPEEEVVALANKILETSSYK; this is encoded by the coding sequence ATGACAGAGGTTTTAGGAAGAGTTCATTCAGTAGAAACAATGGGAACAGTAGACGGTCCAGGTATCCGCTTTATTGTTTTTATGCAGGGGTGTTTACTTCGTTGCCAATTTTGTCATAATCCCGATACTTGGAAAATTGGTACTGGCACAGAACGTTCTGCCCAAGATGTATTTGACGAAGCAATTAAGTATAAAGAGTTTTGGGATGCATCAGGTGGCGGCGTGACAGTTAGTGGCGGTGAACCGTTGCTTCAAGTAGATTTCCTAATCGAGTTTTTCACGCTATGTAAAGCAGCAGGAGTGCACACAACTATTGATTCTTGTGGTGGTTGTTTCACACGTGATCCGGAGTTTATTGAGAAATTGGATCGTTTGATGGAAGTAACGGATTTAATTTTACTGGATATTAAGCAAATCAACCCAGAAAAGCATTTAAAACTGACAACGAAATCTAATGCACCAATAATCGATTTTGCTCATTATTTACGTGACAAAGAGCAACCAATTTGGATTAGACATGTACTAATTCCAACCAAGACAGATGATCCAGAAGATTTAACAAAGCTCCACGAATTCATTCAAACTCTTCCAAACGTAAAACAAGTGGATGTGCTTCCATACCATACAATGGGTGTTTACAAATGGAAAGAAATGGGCATTCGTTATCCGTTAGAAGGAATCGAGGCGCCAGAAGAAGAAGTGGTAGCACTTGCCAATAAAATCTTAGAAACTAGTAGTTATAAATAG
- a CDS encoding glycerol-3-phosphate responsive antiterminator produces MELPFSNQSIIPAAHNQKDMEKILELDLTYMVMLETHVAQLKALVKYAQAGGKKVLLHADLVNGLKNDDYAIDFLCTEICPDGIISTRGNAIMKAKQHKMLAIQRLFMIDSSAYNKGVALIQKVQPDCIELLPGIIPEQVQKMTQKLHIPVIAGGLIETSEQVNQVIASGAIAVTTSNKHLW; encoded by the coding sequence TTGGAGTTACCATTTTCCAATCAATCAATCATCCCAGCTGCACATAATCAAAAAGATATGGAAAAAATTTTAGAGCTTGATTTGACATATATGGTGATGCTGGAAACACATGTGGCTCAATTAAAAGCATTAGTCAAATACGCACAAGCCGGCGGGAAAAAAGTTTTATTACATGCCGATTTAGTCAATGGACTGAAAAATGACGACTACGCAATAGACTTTTTATGTACAGAAATTTGTCCTGATGGTATTATTTCGACTAGAGGAAATGCCATTATGAAAGCTAAACAGCACAAAATGCTAGCCATACAACGTCTTTTCATGATTGATTCAAGCGCCTATAACAAAGGTGTAGCATTGATACAAAAAGTCCAACCTGATTGTATTGAACTTTTACCAGGTATTATTCCTGAGCAAGTACAAAAGATGACTCAAAAGCTTCATATCCCTGTAATTGCAGGAGGATTAATTGAAACTAGTGAACAAGTCAATCAAGTAATAGCTAGCGGGGCCATCGCAGTTACAACATCCAATAAACATTTATGGTAA
- a CDS encoding MucBP domain-containing protein, translating into MKHTKKITFSFIIFMTILSITFNPFSAKAAPLMLNLPEPQVDQLYIGDDYITGKLQQEIPMHYPGNAAYVLFNNKQYNITDYTVENDVNFRLKLPKTLEAGDTLNYFTITGNVLDPVAYPGQESYKLAGPFTPIEKANIQINYVDETNQTLATSDTLSGKLGETYTTSPKAIDGYQVKETPTNATGTYTTNTETIQVNYVYEKTAVEGANVSVEYIDEATNESIAPTETLSGKIGATFQAEVKELDGYELSQVPSNQSGTYTDQPQSVIFKYKKITTPVEVAKDVTVTYKDTKGNQLADPVILKGDIGSTFETEAKSFKGYKLTKTPSNHIGSFTSDSQEVDYVYSKDSSIITPPVDPDKPIVINPVKPVNPATPTVPNKNIPKKKITKTVNQTDKTTTASELPKTGDSENNLPLIIGVSLLISGVYIFTTRRKRVK; encoded by the coding sequence ATGAAGCACACTAAAAAAATTACATTTAGCTTTATTATATTTATGACAATTCTAAGTATCACTTTTAATCCTTTTTCAGCCAAAGCAGCACCCTTAATGCTTAATTTACCTGAACCACAAGTGGATCAACTCTATATTGGAGATGACTATATTACCGGAAAATTACAACAAGAAATACCTATGCATTATCCCGGCAATGCAGCTTATGTGCTTTTTAACAATAAACAATATAATATCACCGACTATACGGTTGAAAATGACGTGAATTTCCGTCTAAAATTACCTAAAACGCTGGAAGCTGGAGACACACTAAACTATTTTACCATAACTGGTAACGTACTTGATCCAGTTGCTTATCCTGGACAAGAATCATACAAATTAGCCGGACCTTTCACTCCAATTGAAAAGGCAAATATACAAATTAATTATGTTGACGAAACAAACCAAACACTTGCAACGTCCGACACATTATCCGGAAAACTCGGTGAAACTTATACAACATCTCCAAAAGCAATTGATGGCTACCAAGTAAAAGAAACACCAACAAACGCAACAGGCACCTACACAACAAACACTGAAACAATACAAGTGAATTACGTATATGAAAAAACAGCAGTAGAAGGGGCAAACGTATCTGTAGAATATATAGATGAAGCAACTAATGAATCTATCGCCCCAACCGAAACACTTTCTGGAAAAATAGGCGCGACTTTCCAAGCAGAAGTAAAAGAACTCGACGGCTACGAATTAAGCCAAGTGCCATCAAATCAATCAGGAACATACACCGACCAACCACAATCCGTTATTTTCAAATATAAAAAAATAACAACGCCTGTTGAAGTCGCAAAAGATGTAACTGTAACGTATAAAGACACTAAAGGAAATCAACTTGCTGATCCAGTTATTTTAAAAGGTGACATCGGATCAACTTTCGAAACAGAAGCAAAATCTTTTAAAGGCTATAAATTAACTAAAACACCAAGTAACCACATTGGCTCATTTACGAGTGATAGTCAAGAAGTTGATTATGTATATAGTAAAGATAGCTCGATTATCACACCGCCAGTTGACCCAGATAAACCAATTGTAATTAATCCTGTAAAACCAGTCAATCCAGCCACACCAACTGTACCAAACAAAAACATTCCAAAAAAGAAAATCACTAAAACTGTAAACCAAACAGATAAAACAACTACAGCTTCCGAGTTACCAAAAACAGGTGACAGCGAAAATAATTTACCATTAATTATCGGTGTTAGTTTGTTAATCAGCGGAGTTTATATCTTCACTACAAGAAGAAAACGAGTGAAATAA
- a CDS encoding helix-turn-helix domain-containing protein, translating to MAIVLRLDRVMADRKMSLNQLSQEVGVANVNLSKIKTGKVSAIRFSTLNEICRVLNCQPGDILEYVADDSLETEL from the coding sequence ATGGCAATTGTATTGAGGCTAGATCGAGTAATGGCCGACCGTAAAATGTCTTTAAACCAGTTATCCCAAGAAGTTGGTGTAGCAAATGTAAACTTATCCAAAATAAAAACTGGTAAAGTAAGCGCCATTCGTTTTTCTACTCTAAATGAAATATGTAGAGTCTTAAACTGCCAACCAGGTGATATTTTGGAGTATGTAGCGGATGATTCTCTTGAAACCGAACTTTAA
- a CDS encoding PadR family transcriptional regulator yields MIPNVLEYTLLQMIAREASSGYELANRLRIMQNTHHSQIYPSLSKLEKAGFLVVHKHSQDKKPDKKVYTITQTGLDSLLEWSETPLKIPVTRDEFTTKVQLDWLNNARTKGLIQERESYLKEQLGLIEETLDHFAKLFDLKTKQDKLKNMSYQVYARRLDLIHTELKWCEEMYKIL; encoded by the coding sequence ATGATACCAAATGTCTTAGAATATACGTTATTACAAATGATTGCTCGTGAAGCATCTAGTGGTTATGAACTCGCAAACAGGCTTCGAATTATGCAAAATACACATCATAGCCAAATTTATCCTTCTTTATCTAAGTTAGAAAAAGCAGGTTTTTTAGTTGTCCATAAGCATTCCCAAGATAAAAAGCCTGATAAAAAAGTCTATACTATCACACAAACCGGCTTAGACTCCCTGCTTGAATGGTCTGAAACACCACTTAAAATCCCTGTCACACGAGATGAATTTACAACAAAAGTACAGCTTGACTGGCTAAACAATGCCAGAACCAAAGGGCTTATTCAAGAAAGAGAAAGCTATTTAAAAGAGCAATTAGGTTTAATTGAAGAAACACTGGATCATTTCGCTAAATTATTTGACCTAAAAACCAAACAAGACAAGCTAAAAAACATGTCTTATCAAGTCTATGCAAGACGATTAGATTTGATTCATACCGAATTAAAATGGTGTGAGGAAATGTATAAAATACTATAA
- the mutL gene encoding DNA mismatch repair endonuclease MutL, with protein sequence MAKHIVELTDALSNKIAAGEVVERPASVVKELVENAIDAGSTVIDILVEEAGLNKITIIDNGSGIEEEDVATAFLRHATSKIKNEADLFRVHTLGFRGEALPSIASVSHLEMETSTGEAKGTTISLEGGKIIEQKSGHARKGTQIEVSQLFFNTPARLKYLKSLPTELGNITDILNRLALAHPDISFRFSHNGKPLLQTNGNGDLRQVIAAIYGVSIAKKSVPVKAESLDFKISGYAVLPEVNRSNRNYISTIINGRFIKNFALVKAIQEGYHTLLPIGRFPIIVLQIEMDPIIVDVNVHPAKLEVRLSKEKELGQLISQMIKETFHKLQLIPDGEISKKQKEDQKSEQIQMSFEENKPVKETPTLFSKPTIPEYVPSDEDAPREDDFILETMPSYEPESQAEQEEHTKERIPKMYPIGQMHATYIFAQNENGLYIIDQHAAQERIKYEFYREKIGEVSRELQELLVPIVLEFPADEYVRLEEQKAKLEEVGVFLENFGQNSFIIRAHPTWFPKDQEEEMLREIIDEALSAPSISIHKLREDTAIMMSCKKSIKANHYLTTQDMEALLDTLREASDPFTCPHGRPVIIQYSTYELEKMFKRVM encoded by the coding sequence ATGGCTAAACATATTGTCGAATTAACCGATGCTCTATCCAATAAAATTGCTGCCGGAGAAGTAGTAGAACGCCCTGCTTCAGTCGTTAAAGAATTAGTAGAAAATGCAATTGATGCAGGGAGCACCGTCATAGATATTTTAGTGGAAGAAGCGGGATTAAATAAAATTACCATTATTGATAACGGTAGTGGCATTGAAGAAGAAGATGTCGCAACAGCTTTTTTACGTCACGCCACAAGCAAAATCAAAAACGAAGCAGATTTATTCCGTGTGCATACACTAGGATTCCGCGGTGAGGCACTTCCAAGTATTGCCTCTGTGTCCCATTTAGAGATGGAAACTTCCACTGGCGAAGCAAAAGGAACGACCATTTCTTTAGAAGGCGGGAAAATAATCGAACAAAAAAGCGGACATGCTAGAAAAGGAACACAAATCGAAGTATCCCAGTTGTTCTTTAATACGCCAGCACGCCTAAAATATTTGAAAAGTTTACCAACCGAGCTTGGTAACATAACCGATATTCTAAATCGCTTAGCTTTGGCGCATCCAGATATCAGTTTCCGCTTTTCACACAACGGAAAACCTTTATTACAAACCAATGGGAATGGGGATTTACGCCAAGTAATTGCAGCAATTTACGGTGTTTCGATTGCAAAAAAATCAGTACCAGTTAAAGCAGAGTCACTTGATTTTAAAATTTCTGGATATGCTGTATTACCAGAAGTGAACCGCTCTAACCGTAATTATATTTCGACCATCATTAACGGTCGTTTTATTAAAAATTTCGCATTAGTAAAAGCTATTCAAGAAGGATATCACACGCTCTTACCAATTGGCCGTTTCCCGATTATCGTTCTCCAAATCGAGATGGACCCAATTATTGTAGATGTAAACGTTCATCCTGCTAAATTAGAAGTCCGCTTAAGTAAAGAAAAAGAATTAGGACAACTAATTAGTCAAATGATTAAAGAGACTTTCCACAAATTGCAACTAATTCCAGATGGAGAGATTTCTAAAAAACAAAAAGAAGACCAAAAATCGGAACAAATCCAAATGTCTTTTGAAGAAAATAAACCCGTAAAAGAAACACCAACTCTTTTTTCAAAACCAACTATCCCGGAATATGTCCCTTCAGATGAGGATGCTCCGCGAGAAGATGATTTTATTTTGGAAACAATGCCGTCCTATGAACCAGAATCTCAAGCGGAGCAAGAAGAGCATACGAAAGAACGTATTCCTAAAATGTATCCAATTGGTCAAATGCATGCAACTTATATTTTTGCGCAAAATGAAAATGGCTTATATATCATTGATCAACATGCAGCACAGGAACGGATTAAATACGAATTTTATCGTGAGAAAATTGGAGAAGTTAGTCGCGAGTTGCAAGAATTACTTGTTCCTATTGTGCTTGAATTTCCAGCGGATGAGTATGTTCGTTTAGAAGAACAAAAAGCTAAATTAGAAGAGGTCGGCGTTTTCCTAGAGAACTTCGGGCAAAATAGTTTTATCATTCGTGCGCATCCAACTTGGTTCCCGAAAGACCAAGAAGAGGAGATGCTTCGGGAAATTATTGATGAAGCGTTATCCGCTCCAAGCATAAGTATTCATAAATTAAGGGAAGACACAGCTATTATGATGAGTTGTAAAAAATCAATTAAAGCAAATCACTATTTAACAACGCAAGACATGGAAGCATTACTCGATACACTGAGAGAAGCAAGCGATCCATTCACTTGTCCTCATGGACGTCCGGTGATTATCCAATACTCAACATATGAACTAGAAAAAATGTTTAAACGTGTGATGTAA